The DNA window GACGTGTTGCGCAGTTGTCGGACTAATACTCCCAAACGGATTTGCACTTGGTGCAGCCAAAGGAAAGTCTAAATGGTTCAGTAATTCTAAAGCCATTGGATGATTCGGAATACGTACTGCTACTGTATCTTTTCCTGCAGTAATAATGTCAGGAATTGTTGAATTCTTAGGAAGCACAAGCGTTAAAGGTCCAGGCCAAAAGACATCAGCCAAAAGTTTTGCTTTAGCAGGAATGTAGCTTGCTATAGTTGTTAATACTTCTACAGAAGGAATATGAACAATCAACGGATTAAAAAACGGACGCTTTTTCGTTTCAAAAATACTTTTTATGGCTTTTTCACTGAAGATATTTCCTGCCAATCCATAAACCGTTTCAGTAGGAATTGCAACTAATTCTTCTGCATTTAAAATAGCAACCGCTTTTGATATGTCTGTTGATAGGATACTCATTGTGCTTTAATGATTGCAATATTAGTTCAAAAAAACGAAAGAATTATATGAAACTAGTCAAGTCTTTAATGTTCTAATGTCTGGTTGAGCGCAGTCGAAACCTTTATAAATATTTTTATGGGAGACCTTTCGACTGCGCTCAAGGTGACAAATAGAAATATTATTGACTTCCTTATTAAAATTAATATTTTTATATATTGAACTTTGGTTTTTAGTAATTTCGCAGCTTTAAAATTTATAGGATGATTTCAGTAGATAATTTAGCAGTAGAGTTTAGTGGTCACACGTTGTTTAGTGATGTGTCATTCACGATTAATGCAGATGATAAAATTGCATTAATGGGAAAAAATGGTGCAGGAAAATCGACAATGATGAAAATTATTGCAGGTGTTCAAAATGCCACACGCGGCAACGTAAGAACGCCAAAAGACGCAATTATTGCGTATTTACCACAGCATTTATTAACTGAAGATAATACCACTGTTTTTGATGAAGCCTCAAAAGCCTTTAGTCATGTGTTTGAAATGCGTGATGAAATGGAAGGCTTAAATAAACAGCTTGAAACTAGAACCGATTACGAGTCTGATGATTACATGAAAATTATTGAGCGTGTTTCAGATTTAGGGGAAAGTTACTACGCTTTAGAAGATGTAAATTATGATGCTGAAGTTGAAAAAGCGCTTAAAGGTTTAGGCTTTAAACAAGAAGATTTCACAAGACAAACCAATGAGTTTTCTGGAGGTTATCGCATGCGAATAGAACTCGTGAAAATATTACTTCAAAAACCAGATTTGATTTTATTAGATGAGCCTACGAATCATATCGATATTGAATCTGTGATTTGGTTGGAAGATTTCTTGATTAATAAAGCCAATGCAGTGGTTGTGATTTCACACGATCGCGCTTTTATTGATAACATTACCAATCGTACGATTGAAGTGACCATGGGTCGCATTTACGATTACAAAGCAAAATACACACATTACTTGCAATTGCGTGAAGACCGAAGATCACATCAAATAAAAGCGTATCAAGAACAGCAGAAATTTATTGCCGACAATCAGGCGTTTATTGATCGCTTTAAAGGCACCTATTCAAAAACGAATCAAGTAACGTCGCGAGAACGCATGCTTGAAAAATTGCAAATTATAGAGATTGATGATGTAGATACCTCAGCTTTAAAATTGCGTTTTCCACCAACAAATCGTTCAGGTGATTATCCTGTAACAGTTAAAGATGTTTCTAAATCTTATGATGAACATGTTGTGTTTAAAGATGCAAATATGTCGATTGCAAGAGGAGAGAAAGTCTGTTTTGTTGGTCGAAATGGCGAAGGGAAATCGACCATGATAAAATCTATTTTAGGTGAAATTGAAGTCGAAGGAACATGTAGTTTAGGTCATAATGTTAAAGTTGGTTATTTTGCTCAAAACCAAGCCGCTTTGCTTGATGAAGACTTAACGATTTTCCAAACAGTTGATGAGGTTGCAAAAGGTGATGTACGAACACAAGTCAAAAATATTTTAGGTCGTTTTATGTTTAGAGGCGACGAGATAGATAAAAAAGTAAGTGTGTTGTCTGGTGGAGAAAAAACCAGATTAGCGATGGTGAAACTATTGCTAGAACCTGTGAATTTACTTATTCTAGATGAGCCAACAAATCACTTAGATTTAAAATCTAAAGACGTTTTAAAAGAAGCACTTCAAAATTTTGATGGAACACTGATACTTGTGTCTCACGATCGTGATTTTTTACAAGGCTTATCTAAAAAGGTATTTGAATTTAAAGACAAACGTGTGGTTGAGCATTTTGAGACGATTGATGATTTCTTAGTTAGAAATCGCGTTGAGAGTTTGAAAGGCTTAGACTTGTGATTTGAGTTTGAAATAAGTTTTATAATCTGTTGATCATATTGATGACATTTGTCAGTTCGAGTGAATTTTACGATTAAAAATGAGTAAAATTTGTATCGAGAACTGGGTTGTCTGCTTTAAATGAGTTTTCGATACGATTTTTTAAACTTCGTTTAGGTATTTTCAATTAAAATATATTTTAACTTCAATAATCTCAAAATTACTCGAACTGACGTTTTTCATTTCACTAGTAATTTTCATTTTTGTTAACTGCGTTAGTGATGGAGGCATTTGTTGAAGCTCTTTTTGTACTGTTGCGCTTATGCAACACAAAAAAGCGACTGCCGAGAGCACGACCTAAGCGATCCTGCAAGGTTTTGGAAACCTTGTAGGTATGAGTGTGGTAACGCCCAAATAAAGACCTTAACTTTTTGTACTGCCTAAGCGGCAATATTTTAACTACTTTTGCAGTGCGATGAGTGAATTAAAACTTTCAGATTGGTTGCCTACCACAAACAAAGAGGTTAAAATACGCGGTTGGGACGAACTAGACGTTATTTTGTTTAGTGGAGACGCTTATGTGGATCATCCAACGTTTGGTCCTGCTGTAATTGGACGTTTACTAGAAAGTTTTGGTTTGCGTGTTGCAATTGTTCCGCAACCTAGTGTGACAGATAATCTTCAGGATTTTGTTAAGCTTGGTGCTCCGAAGTTGTTTTTTGGAGTTACAGGTGGTTGTATGGATCCTATGATTAGTAACTACAATGCGAATAAAAAACGTCGTGATAAAGATGCTTATACGCCAAATGGAGATATTGGATTTCGTCCAGATTATGCTACCACAGTGTATTCTAAAATTCTAAAAGAAAAATGGCCAGATGTTCCTGTGCTACTTGGTGGAATTGAAGCGTCATTGCGTCGTGTGACACATTATGATTATTGGAGTGATGCGTTGATGCCAAGCATTTTAGAAAGTTCTAAAGCTGATATGTTGGTATACGGAATGGGAGAACAACCCTTGAAAGAAGTGGTGCGTTTGATGCAGAAAGGGGTTCCGTTTTCTAGCATTACGACGATTAAGCAAACAGCAGTGCTTTTAAATAAAGATGCTAAAATTCCTAAGAATAGTAATTGGGAAGATGTTGAAATCGCATCGCATGAAATTTGTTTAGAGGATAAGAAAAAATACGCGTCTAACTTTAAAGTTATTGAGCAGGAATCAAATAAGTTAGCAGCACGACGAATTTTTCAAAACGTAGGCGATAAGACGTTGATGATAAATCCGCCTTATCCAACCATGACCGAAGATGAAATTGATGCGTCATTCGAGTTGCCTTACACACGATTACCACATCCAAAATATAATAAGCGAGGACCAATTCCTGCGTTTGAAATGATTAAGTTTTCAATCAACATACATCGTGGTTGTTTTGGTGGTTGTAGTTTTTGTACGATCTCTGCACATCAAGGGAAATTTATAGCGTCTAGAAGTCAGGAATCTATTTTAAGAGAAGTCGATACAGTCGCAAATATGCCAGACTTTAAAGGGTATTTGTCTGATATTGGTGGACCAAGTGCCAACATGTATAAGATGAAAGGAAAAGTACAATCTATCTGCGACAAATGTGTGGCTCCTAGTTGTATTTCACCAGTGATATGCAGTAATTTGGATACGTCTCACAAACCTTTAACCGAATTATATAAAGCGGTTGATAGTCACCCAAAAGTGAAGAAATCGTTTATAGGTTCTGGAATTCGTCACGATATGTTAGTTCCAGAATTTAATAAAAATGCAGATCCCAAAGAGTTAGACGATTACACAGAAGAAGTGATGACCAAACATGTGTCTGGACGACTTAAAGTTGCGCCAGAGCACACGAGTGATCCTGTGTTGAAATTGATGAGAAAGCCTTCGTTTAAATACTTCCATAAGTTTAAGGAACGCTTTGATAAGATTAATGTCGCTAAAGGTTTAAAACTGCAATTAATCCCCTACTTTATTTCTAACCATCCTGCTTGCGAAGTGGAGGATATGGCAAATCTAGCTGCCGAAACAAAAGATATGGGTTTCCAGTTAGAGCAAGTGCAAGGCTTTACACCAACACCTATGACTGTAGCTACTGTGATTTATTATAGTGGTTACCATCCTTACACGCTTAAAAAAGTAAACACACCTATAACACGCAAAGAAAAAGATGAGCAACATCGTTTTTTCTTTTGGTATAAGGACGAAAATAAGGCGTGGATTAAAAAGACCTTAAACAAACTTGGTCGTCAAGATTTATTAGACGTATTGCTTCCTGAAAAAGACGAAAAATGGCGTAAAAATAAGCCAAGTGGTGAGGCGAAACATACGTTTGATGATGCGGTTCCTTTTAATCAGCGGAAGACTAAGGCTAAGTTTAAGTCTAAGAAGAGGAGGAGATAATATTTTGTCGAGATTATCTTCCTTCTAAGAATAATGAATACTTTTCATTGCGATTTTACCACTGTAAAGAGATTTGAATTCTAAATCATCTAAAAACTCTTCAAAAAAAGATGCTACAAGATATTTATTAATAGCATCATCAATATCTTTTCCTTTCTCATTTCCTAAATGTATCCCATTCTTATAAATGGCAAATAATGTCATTTTAGATTTTTTCATGCCGAGTTGTTTTAAAAACAAATATAACAAAATGATACTTATTGTATGTTGATTAGTGCATACAATAAGTATAGTTTCGATATATGGTAAACAAATTTATTCTTAAAGAATTCGGACTAAGAATTCGAGAGTTAAGACTCGAAAGTAATTTAAGTCAAGAAAAACTTTCTTTCAAAACAGGGTTTCATAGAACTTATATTGGTATGATTGAAAGGGGTGAGAGAAATATATCTCTGACCAATATTGCTGTATTTTCAAAAGCTTTTGAAATGAATTTGTCTGATTTGTTAGATTTCAAAAACCAGAATTCAAAGTTGAGTTATCAAGATTATGAACTTAAAACTGATAACTAAATGAATAGAGCTTATTATAGTAATTCAATTTCAAGTTTCATCACTGAAGATTCAAATTCAATTTATGGGCAACTAAGTTCAAATCATAAAGGCCATTCACTTGAGGAATTACAAAAAAAAGCCTGGCTCAAGCAAATTGAAATTCTTAAAGAACAACTAGGTAATTTTAATGGGTCAGTTTATTTTGAATTTGCGATTCCCAGAATGGGTAAAAGGGTTGATAATATAGTGATAATTGAAGATTGCATTTTCGTAATTGAATTTAAAGTTGGGACAAATATTTATACTAAGCATGCACAGATGCAAGCCATTGATTATGCTTTAGACTTAAGAAATTTTCATGAAGGAAGTCATCATGCTAAATTAGTTCCAGTTCTAGTAGCTACAAATGCTAAAAAAACTATTTTCGAGATAGATGAAGTTTTAGATTTTAATGAAGTAGTAAAATGTAATAAAAATGGAATTGAGGAAGTAATCAAGGGATTTGTAAATTCTTCCAATTATAAAATTAATATAAAATATTGGGAGGATTCAGCATATAAGCCTACTCCAACGATAGTTGAGGCTGCTCAAGCCTTGTATAAAGGTCATGATGTCAAGGAAATATCCCGTTATGATTCCGGAGCTATTAATTTATCAAAAACCACTACTTGTTTGAATAAGGTGATTGAATATTCAAAGTTAAATAAGAAGAAATCAATTTGTTTTGTAACAGGTGTTCCAGGTGCAGGAAAAACCTTAGCAGGTTTGAATATTGCAAATGAAAGAATGAAAGTAGATGAAAATGAGTATGCAGTATTTCTCTCAGGTAACGGTCCTTTAGTTGATGTTTTAAGAGAAGCTTTGTCAAGAGATAGTGTTAAAGACTACAACGAAAGAGGAGAAAAAATTAAAATTGCAGATGCAAGAAGTGAAGCAAATACTTTTATTCAAAATATACATCACTTTAGAAATGAATATATAACAGATACAAAACCACCAAACGAAAAAGTAGTTGTATTTGATGAAGCTCAAAGAGCTTGGGATAAAGATAAGTTGACTTCTTGGATGAATGAAGAAGGCTTTTCAATGTCTGAACCTGAATTCCTAATAGATGTAATGAATCGACATTCAGATTGGTGTACGATTGTTTGTTTGATTGGTGGTGGTCAAGAGATAAACAGAGGAGAAGCCGGAATAGAGGAATGGATAAATACTTTCAAAGAGAATTATCAAGAATGGAATATTCATTATTCCGATTTAATAACTGAAAGCCAAAACTATATTCGAACTAATTGTCAAAAATTATGGCTTATTGAGAACGCAGTTTCTGAAAAGGAATTACATTTATCTGTTTCTGTTCGCTCGTTTAGGTCTGAAAAAATATCAGAATTTGTTCATGAGTTTTTAGAAATCAATAACGAAAGAGCAAAAGAATTATTTAAATTAGTTAAGGATGATTTTCCAATATTCTTTACTAGAAATTTGACAATTGCAAAAAAATGGCTTCGAGAACAAGCTAAAGGTACAGAAAGAATAGGAGTTGTTGCTTCTTCAGGAGCAAGGAGATTGAAATCTATTGGAATTGATGTTAAAAACGAAATTGAAGCGCCAAAATGGTTTTTAAATATAAATGAAGATGTCAGGTCTTCTAATTTTCTTGAAGAAACAGCAACAGAATTCGATATACAAGGTTTAGAAATTGATTATACTTGTTTGGCTTGGGGAGCAAATTTTCATATTGTAGATGGACATTGGAAATTTCAGAGTTTTCGTGGTACTAAATGGAATAACATCCATATAGAAAAAAGTAAAGAATATTTAAAAAACACCTACCGAGTATTATTAACTAGAGCAAGGCAAGGTTTAATAATTTATT is part of the Psychroserpens ponticola genome and encodes:
- a CDS encoding ABC-F family ATP-binding cassette domain-containing protein; this encodes MISVDNLAVEFSGHTLFSDVSFTINADDKIALMGKNGAGKSTMMKIIAGVQNATRGNVRTPKDAIIAYLPQHLLTEDNTTVFDEASKAFSHVFEMRDEMEGLNKQLETRTDYESDDYMKIIERVSDLGESYYALEDVNYDAEVEKALKGLGFKQEDFTRQTNEFSGGYRMRIELVKILLQKPDLILLDEPTNHIDIESVIWLEDFLINKANAVVVISHDRAFIDNITNRTIEVTMGRIYDYKAKYTHYLQLREDRRSHQIKAYQEQQKFIADNQAFIDRFKGTYSKTNQVTSRERMLEKLQIIEIDDVDTSALKLRFPPTNRSGDYPVTVKDVSKSYDEHVVFKDANMSIARGEKVCFVGRNGEGKSTMIKSILGEIEVEGTCSLGHNVKVGYFAQNQAALLDEDLTIFQTVDEVAKGDVRTQVKNILGRFMFRGDEIDKKVSVLSGGEKTRLAMVKLLLEPVNLLILDEPTNHLDLKSKDVLKEALQNFDGTLILVSHDRDFLQGLSKKVFEFKDKRVVEHFETIDDFLVRNRVESLKGLDL
- a CDS encoding YgiQ family radical SAM protein → MSELKLSDWLPTTNKEVKIRGWDELDVILFSGDAYVDHPTFGPAVIGRLLESFGLRVAIVPQPSVTDNLQDFVKLGAPKLFFGVTGGCMDPMISNYNANKKRRDKDAYTPNGDIGFRPDYATTVYSKILKEKWPDVPVLLGGIEASLRRVTHYDYWSDALMPSILESSKADMLVYGMGEQPLKEVVRLMQKGVPFSSITTIKQTAVLLNKDAKIPKNSNWEDVEIASHEICLEDKKKYASNFKVIEQESNKLAARRIFQNVGDKTLMINPPYPTMTEDEIDASFELPYTRLPHPKYNKRGPIPAFEMIKFSINIHRGCFGGCSFCTISAHQGKFIASRSQESILREVDTVANMPDFKGYLSDIGGPSANMYKMKGKVQSICDKCVAPSCISPVICSNLDTSHKPLTELYKAVDSHPKVKKSFIGSGIRHDMLVPEFNKNADPKELDDYTEEVMTKHVSGRLKVAPEHTSDPVLKLMRKPSFKYFHKFKERFDKINVAKGLKLQLIPYFISNHPACEVEDMANLAAETKDMGFQLEQVQGFTPTPMTVATVIYYSGYHPYTLKKVNTPITRKEKDEQHRFFFWYKDENKAWIKKTLNKLGRQDLLDVLLPEKDEKWRKNKPSGEAKHTFDDAVPFNQRKTKAKFKSKKRRR
- a CDS encoding helix-turn-helix domain-containing protein encodes the protein MVNKFILKEFGLRIRELRLESNLSQEKLSFKTGFHRTYIGMIERGERNISLTNIAVFSKAFEMNLSDLLDFKNQNSKLSYQDYELKTDN
- a CDS encoding DUF2075 domain-containing protein encodes the protein MNRAYYSNSISSFITEDSNSIYGQLSSNHKGHSLEELQKKAWLKQIEILKEQLGNFNGSVYFEFAIPRMGKRVDNIVIIEDCIFVIEFKVGTNIYTKHAQMQAIDYALDLRNFHEGSHHAKLVPVLVATNAKKTIFEIDEVLDFNEVVKCNKNGIEEVIKGFVNSSNYKINIKYWEDSAYKPTPTIVEAAQALYKGHDVKEISRYDSGAINLSKTTTCLNKVIEYSKLNKKKSICFVTGVPGAGKTLAGLNIANERMKVDENEYAVFLSGNGPLVDVLREALSRDSVKDYNERGEKIKIADARSEANTFIQNIHHFRNEYITDTKPPNEKVVVFDEAQRAWDKDKLTSWMNEEGFSMSEPEFLIDVMNRHSDWCTIVCLIGGGQEINRGEAGIEEWINTFKENYQEWNIHYSDLITESQNYIRTNCQKLWLIENAVSEKELHLSVSVRSFRSEKISEFVHEFLEINNERAKELFKLVKDDFPIFFTRNLTIAKKWLREQAKGTERIGVVASSGARRLKSIGIDVKNEIEAPKWFLNINEDVRSSNFLEETATEFDIQGLEIDYTCLAWGANFHIVDGHWKFQSFRGTKWNNIHIEKSKEYLKNTYRVLLTRARQGLIIYLPEGSDIDHTRPSHFYDGTYNYFKEIGIEELF